AACCAAATTCTTTCTCCTAAACTAATTTCCAAAAAGCTCACCGCAGGAGAAATCCACTGTTTTTGTGGCTGTGTTAATGTGCCGTTGAACCCCGGCCTTTTTTTTTTTTGGCCTACTTTTATTATTGGAAACTTGCTAGCTTTGTGGACTGGTACGTGagatgatttctcccccccccaccacacacacacacacacacacacacacacacacacacacacacacactgttgtaGAACAGAACGTCCAGGTCAGTATCAGACATTAGGAGCTGTAATAATCAACATCTGAAAGATGAAAGCTAGCTGGCCCTTTACATCTGAAATATTCCCCCAGTTTCTCCTTTCGGTTGCAGACTGTGGTTTTATAAGTTCCTTCTTGGTTTACCTCCACCATCCCATGCTGTTCAGAAGGAGAACTGCTTTCAGTTTCTGGGTGACAGGAAAAATCATGTGCCAACAATTCCCTTCCAGATGGGCAAGAGCTTTTAATTTATTTTAACCCATCTTCCTCTTTACATTGCAGAAAAAGTAGATTATGGAGAATGATGAACTTTCGCCAGCGAATGGGTTGGATTGGTGTAGGATTATATCTGTTAGCAAGTGCTGCAGCCTTTTATTATGTATTTGAAATAAATGAAACTTACAACCAACTGGCTTTGGAGCATATTCAGCGGCACTCGGAGGACCTGGGGAGTGGAGCCTCTTGGACACAGACAGTAACCACGCGCTTGTTTTCTCTCCCATTCTGGCTGTGGGGGCTCCTGTTTCTGATTCCGTACCTGCAAATCTTCTTATTCCTGTATTCGTGTACAAGAGCTAATCCCAAGACCGTTGGCTACTGCATTTTCCCAATCTATCTGGCCGTCATCTGCAATCGCCACCAAGCTTTTGTCAAAGCCTCCAATCAAATCAACAGATTGAAAATAATTGATACATGAATGGACCTGTCACTTTGGGTTTCAATAAGTGTAACCCCCAAATCGAGATTCGAAGCATGAATGCTTAATTTGATGTAATCTGTAATGAAATGTCTGGCTGTATCTGAAATTTCATTACTGGGTTTTTAAATAATAAAACTTTATTTGGGATTGTACAGATCCTGCAGGCAACTATGTAAAATGACATTGTTAGGATTCTGGTGGTGTTTCGATATCATTCACAGTGAATCACGACGTTAACCCTCTCAACACACATTTCAGGAATTTTCATTatttttcaatgggaattcccagctCTTTTAGGCCACTTTGGTGGGAAAGGGTTTCATTCTTCATCCTTTCAGATGCTTAAACCTATATTTTTATTTTTTCGCACTTCAGTTTTAATCTCTAACTGAAAACAAGGTGCAGTAAATGTTTTCTATTTCTGGCAAGATGTCTATTTCGGTATATACAAACAATGCACATTGCATTCACATTAACCATTTTTGGAAATGGCGTGTTTTCAAAATGGCCTTGTGAATAAAGATTATTTGACCATCCACTAATGTCATTTCCTGgcttatttattttaaaaagaaaaatcttgACCTGTGTTCACAACCGTTCCCTTGCCATAGCAGGGTTGGATGCTGTGAATGCCTGAATTCCTCAGTTATTAAGGGACTATACCTATAACTAAAGGCATTTTGGATGCACTGAAAGAGCTGGTGATTTGTGTTCAAGGTGTATGGGAatcttttttattaaatatttggaAATTACTAGGTTATGAATGCAATACTTGACCCAGTTTACTAACTACTACAAGACTATGTTAGTTGGTTGACCAGTGTATCACTGTGACTCTTGGCTGGTAGTTCTATACAGAAGGATAACTCAGTGATTCAGGATCAATTATTTTCATGATGTTGGTACATCTTCTGTATAGATAATTTTTTTGATACAAAATTTAAACAGCAAATCTCAGCTAAGCATTCACATTGGGCTGTGCATTAAGATCAGGGTCAAATAGGCATTAATCTGCATTATAGCTAGCAGCCTTTTACCATGAATTACATACAATTTGATCAAAAGTATCCGTTAAAGAACAAATTTGGATTTAAAATTATAATCACAAGTCCTTTGCAGAAGTGGTGACGGGGAAATTAAGCTCTTCATGTGAACCAGCCAAAGTGTCAGCTGCAGAACAGCAGGTGGCAGTGAAAGATGTACTTGCCATTAACATTGTACAGATAGACACGGTGTACTCTTAACACTTTTATACCAATTCTGAAGCAAATGGTCTTTTGTTTTTAGTGAAGGGAACTTCAGTCATCATGCCACAATGAGAGGTCTgactgaaaaaatatatattttattcatccTCAATTGCAGATTATTAATTTATTTCTGAAAATGCCATTTCCTTTTAGGATAAATTTCATTCTTTGCAGCTTTCAGCTCACTTCCTGATTTAACTTGATTATTTGAATTGGAAGGGGAAAATCTAACTGCCACAAATTTATCATACGACTGACTATAAAAAGTACAATAGTCTTACATGACTTTCTAAAAAGTGCTGAATAACAATGGGACTAGTGTGGGTTGACAAGAAGGGTGCGCCTGTTCCCTCCTTGCTCTCCATTTGGAGATATTGAAAACTACATTTTGGGAAACTTGCACAATGAGGCTAAATAGATTTTCTTGCAGTCCCTACATTCAAAAGTAGTTCATTGTACATGGAACACCATGAAATATTTCTGTACCAATGTCATCAAGTGCTGCACAAATGTGAGTATTTTTGATAAGTGGTATGATTGGAAACTCTGCTGCTGATCTGTGTGGAATAAATATCTGAGGAATAAGGGGTTGTTGAACTGCTTTCTTCTTCCCCACTTGGCATCTGAATTCGGATCAGTCATTTGGGTGAAAGAAAACCAGATTATGTAAGGGatgctgttcctttactgatgtgTGGCCGGTTGCTGCGTGAGAAATTAATTTCATGCTGTTGCCATAAATAACATGATGCCAATAAGACAGCTGTGAATGTTtctctttttaaaacaaaaaaaatgttAAAGCCATTTAGGCACTCCAGATCTTTGCTAGTGTTTGAAACTCTAGCTGTTGTGCAGATTGCCTTTTAACTTTTGTACAGACAATTGTAAGAAATATGGTGCTGGATTTGCTGTTGCTTCTATCATTTCAAAACTGTCTGCTAATAAAGTATTCACTTGCACTGAGTATGAACCTTTTAGTTTAAACAGGTTTAAAAATATCCAGCATCATATAGATGGATTGGCTATTTTCAATACCCAAATGAAAATAATTTATTTCTCGGGCTGGGTGTTTGCATGCATTAATGTCCCTTTGAGGGGAGACTGGATCTAATGAAGCTGCATTGCGTTAAAAGTAGTTTAACCAGAAAACTTCTAATGGTTGACTATTGCTCTACTTTAAATTTTCAATATTTAGTTCTGGTTCTATAACCTTCGACTgcattctattttttttttaaatttctacaTCTGTGTCCTTCGTCACTGCTGCCAGGAACATTATTTTACTGTCTGCTTTTGAATACAACTCTTCAGCATAAATCCAAAGAAGCAATATTTGCCAAGTTATGGTTGCCTGATTATTGGAGGTCAGATTTCGGCATGTGGTGGAGTTGAACCATACTGCCAATAACCCTATTTTCTTACATAGGAAGAGCCATGAACAGCTGGCAGAAACTTTTAAGGGCTTCTTTTAAGAAATAACAATAACGGACACAGTAAAAATGCTACACCAGTTTGACATTGTAGACAGTTGCAAGCTTAGTTACTTGACTTGTGATTTAACATGGGCAGGTCAAAACCTTTTTAAAAAGAACTCATTACCAGGTCAAATGGCCTGTGACTGAAATGCCAAAGTTTAACTTTCTCTGCTTACATTCTGTAATTTGGGAGTTTGGTCTTTATAAAAATGATTTTGAGCAAAGAAAATACAATCCATCCTTCAAATCGATGGTAACTTCTTAATTGGTTTTTTTTATAGCATCCGTTTCCAATTTGTTTTTTATACCACTCAATTCAACTTGGATGAATTGGATAACGCATGTTGTATTTACCACAAAAGGTACTGAGCTATCAGAAGTAGACCACATGAAGAGAAAGGTATGGTTTATATGGGTTTTCCTGCTTAGTTCATCACCCAAGTCTCTGAGTGAAACAACAGACTACCGATTAAAGCACTTGCTGCATTAGAGGAGTTGGGTCATCTACTTGTGCTTTAACTTGGAAAACTGCAGGGGAAAAAAGCAAATACTGTATTTAAAATTAATCCCAGTTTATGGCATCAATTGCCTGTGTTTGTGTACCTTGTGTATAGACTAGCCAAAAAAATAACAGCTTGTAAACAATTTTGATGAAAATATTCAAAACCAGCTTGTTTTTATGGCATTTAATTCCCTTGTGTGCCTTTTATCCACGTGTACGTTTTCTGAAACTGCTGTGCAGCCGAGACTAGAGATTGTTCATTCAATcatagttttttttttctttttgtttataaatttggagaacccagttcattttttccaattaagggacaatttagcgtggccaatccacctaccctgcacatctttggtttgtgggggcaaaacccacacaaacacggggagaatgtgcaaactccacacggtcagtgacccacagccgggatcaaacctgggatcgagatgccgtgaggtagcagtgctaaccactgcaccaccatgctgccctcattcaATCAGATAATCCAATACACAGCTTTCAATATCAATAGTCTACCCATTCACTTCCACCCCCAATATTGTCTAAGCTTGTGTCTAGGTGCCAGTTTTGTATCTGTGACCCTCCACGATAGTGGACACCTATTTAAAACGACAGGACATTTTTGATCTTAATTTGCACAAGAGAGAAAGTTAATGTTGAGAAGAAAATGTTTTCAACATACTATGagtttcattcggaattttgcatcTTAAATGAACTATTCCAGTAAACTCCAGGCATATGCTCTGTTACCCGCTCGTAACCACTGGGTAGAACCTGGTGTATTTCGGACCAGAATCATGATCTGTATGAAATTTTCTGATGTCAGGCAGAGCAACAGTTGAGAGCGTTTACAATTGGCTCCAGCATCCTATCACGTTTCATAGTCATAGCAAAGTTACTGCATGAAGGTGTTGAGCAAAGAATCACTGATTGACCAGCAAGAATGGCTACATTGGCTTGGGAGTGGAGAAGGTAAAGTTCACATTGTGTAAACATAACAAATTTATTCCAAATGCAAGATTCTGTGGTACTGTGCACACACTGGTATTAACCAATTGGTAGGGAAGACAAGATGACGTTTAACTTTGAGACAGTTGAGGTGATTATTTCATAGCAAGTACTAAATTTCCTTTTGTATGaacattcacagtaacttcattcacagTAACTCATGTCCAATGAAATTCATTATTTGCTTCAATTGTTTACTGGTGTTCCTCAGAACAAGGTATATTAACTGCTGGAAAAGTATCTGCCAATCTTTCTGGTAAAGTAACTTGATATGTGGGTCACAAACTGAATCATGGAAGCTAATCTAACAGGATGTTTCTCAGCAAAACTATTTATTTTTGAACTAACGTGTAATGCTAAATAGATCTGTTAGCCTTCTAAGCACTATAAAGTCGGTTTCCTTTGTTGGTTGAGAATTACAAAGATCAATGTTGTAACCATTATTTCAATGATTGTCCACAGGGTCTTTTGCTGTTTAAATATAATAAACGTTGGTTTTAGTACAGAATTGTTTTAAGTGATTTTTAACATGAATTAAATAGAAACTGAACTAAAACTATGTCAGTGATCCTGAAAGAAGTTATCTTGCTAGCACTTGCTTAttgcaaagaggggggggggggggggggggggggagaagaaaacaCTCAAAAAcagtagcggggcggggggggagaaaacACTCAAAAACAGTCATTTTATATGCAGCTACTGAAATAGGGTAGAGAAAATATTTTCTTACACTATGGAGTTTGTACCACCTGCATAATATTTTAAAAGTGCAGTGATGCTCCAAACTTTACAAGTGCTAAATGAGATACTGATAACAATCCAAACCCATTCCATAACAGGCAATCTTGATCGTTGCTACCACCTGTTCAACTGACATAGCAGTCCAGAAATTCATTGTACAATAATTTTATTAGCTTTTAAGTAATGTCAGGTTTGCCATTCCTTTCTCAGGAAGGATTTGGAGTTTGGTGTCCAAATCTGTGCTCCACGCTAAAGGTATTCGAGAGTGCGccaaaaagattcacaagaatagggATGAGGAACTTACAGTTTCGTGGATAGGTTGAGAAATTGAGAGCCGTTCTCCttggagtttttttttttttaaataatttttattaaaggttttcataaaatatcaataacaaaatgagaaagaaaaaagaacccaacagggttaagtacaaaacacaatctaaaaaagcaaccccccaaaccccttccccctgtacagaaataataaattaacattaacaccccgacttaacacaacaggtgtatacaccccctcagaccctccagtgtaaataacataaactaaaataaagtaacccccccccccccccccgagctgctgctgccattgaccaatgtctatcgttctgccaggaagtctaagaacggttgccaccgcctaaagaacccttgtaccgaccctctccaatttaatgaaccctgccatatcgctgattcaggattccacgcttggggggcctcgcatctttccactgaaggagaatccttcgccaggctaccagggacgcaaaggccagaattccggcctcatttgcctcctgcactcccggctcctctgccaccccaaatattgcgagcccccagcccggtttgaccctggatcctaccaccctcgacaccgtcctcgctacgcccttctaaaattcctccagcgctgggcatgcccagaacatatgggtatgatttgctgggctccctgagcacctaacacacctgtcctcaccccccaaagaactggctcatccttgtcccggtcatgtgtgccctgtgcagcaccttaaactgtatgaggctgagcctcgcgcatgaagaggaagagttcaccctccctagggcatctgcccacgtcccctctttgatctcgtctcccaactcctcctcccacttaccattcaactccaccaccgaggcctcctcctcctcctcctgcatcacctgataagtttctgagatcttccccactcccacccacccccccgagagcaccctgtcctgtactgtgtgtggcagtagtcacgggaattccaccacctgccgtctggcaaacgtccttacctgtaagtatctgaaggtgttccccggggggagcccgtacttctccagctcacccaagctcgcgaacttcccgtccacaaacaggtcccccaactttagtatccctgccctgtgccaccccgaaaacactCCACCTgtgcttcctggggtgaaccggtggttcccccgtaatggggtccacgccgaggccccaacttcccccctatgccgcctccactgcccccaaatgttgagggccgccaccaccaccgggctcgtggtatacctccttggagggtgcggcgccgttgccagcgcccccagactcgtacccacacaggacgccgtctccagcctcttccatgcagccccctccacctccatcacccacatgcgcaccatcgtcgcattggtggcccagtagtacccacagtggttgggcagcgccaaccccccctatctctactccgctccaggaacacccttctcaccctcggggtccctcgcgcccacacaaaccccattatactcctgttaacctgcctgaaaaaagccttcgggataaacacggggaggcactggaacaggaacaaaaaccttgggagcaccgtcattttgattgatgaccaccctacccgccaaggacagtggcaacgcgtcccacctcttgaactcctcctccatttgctccaccagccttgtaaagttaagccaatgcagggccccccagctcctggccacctggacccccaaatatctgaagctcatctccgccctttttagtgggagctcgccaatctccctctcctggtcccctagctgaactacgaacagctcgctcttccccatattgagcttgtaccctgaaaagtccccaaattccctaaggatcctcattacctctggcattcctcccatcgggtccgccacatacagcagcaggtcgtccgcataaagcgacaccctgtgctcctccccaccccgcaccaaccccctccagttcctcgactctctcagtgccatagccaggggttcaatcgccagtgcgaagagcaggggggacaggggacacccctgtctcgtccctcggtgcaaccgaaagtactcggacctcctcctatttgtggccacactcgccatcgggacctcatacaacagcctaacccacctgacaaacccctccccaaacccgaacctcttctatcgaatgctttctcagcgtccatcgccaccactatctccgcctccccctccctcaccggcatcatgataacgttcaaaagcctccgcacattcgcgttcaactgtctc
This genomic window from Scyliorhinus torazame isolate Kashiwa2021f chromosome 2, sScyTor2.1, whole genome shotgun sequence contains:
- the tmem251 gene encoding lysosomal enzyme trafficking factor — translated: MMNFRQRMGWIGVGLYLLASAAAFYYVFEINETYNQLALEHIQRHSEDLGSGASWTQTVTTRLFSLPFWLWGLLFLIPYLQIFLFLYSCTRANPKTVGYCIFPIYLAVICNRHQAFVKASNQINRLKIIDT